One Mangifera indica cultivar Alphonso chromosome 4, CATAS_Mindica_2.1, whole genome shotgun sequence genomic region harbors:
- the LOC123213049 gene encoding 3-hydroxy-3-methylglutaryl-coenzyme A reductase 1-like: MEARRKSLHSSKTFHHEPSTKKPSCDAVSLPLCVANAVFFTVFFTVVYYLLSHWREKIRTSTPLHLVTLSEMIALVAFFASCIYLLGFFGIGFFHSFVLKEDDDSNDVVLKHNSGKLTPCAQALDCTIVTSPPPALVTDGDDEDIIKSVVDGKTPSYALESKLGDCKRAASIRREALERITGKSLTGLPLEGFDYDSIFGQCCELPVGYVQIPVGIAGPLLLDGNEFSVPMATTEGCLVASTNRGCKAIHLSGGATSVLLKDGMTRAPVVRFGSAEQAAELKFFLENPANFGKLSAVFNKSSRFGRLQSIKCAIAGKNLYLRFTCGTGDAMGMNMVSKGVQNVLEFLQDKFPDMDIIGISGNFCSDKKPAAVNWIEGRGKSVVCEAVIKCDVVQKVLKTSVEALVELNMLKNLTGSAMAGALGGFNAHASNIVTAIYLATGQDPAQNVESSHCITMMELVNDGKDLHVSVTMPSIEVGTVGGGTQLASQSACLNLLGVKGASKETPGANARLLATIVAGSVLAGELSLMSALAAGQLVKSHMKYNRSNKDNTKVPS; the protein is encoded by the exons ATGGAGGCTCGCCGGAAATCTCTTCACTCCTCAAAAACCTTCCACCATGAACCTAGTACAAAAAAACCTTCCTGTGATGCCGTTTCTCTCCCTTTGTGCGTAGCAAATGCCGTCTTCTTCACCGTCTTCTTCACTGtcgtttattatttattatctcaTTGGCGCGAGAAGATCCGTACCTCCACGCCTCTTCATCTCGTTACTCTCTCCGAGATGATCGCACTTGTCGCCTTCTTTGCTTCCTGTATCTACTTGTTGGGATTCTTCGGTATCGGGTTTTTTCACTCGTTTGTTCTTAAAGAGGATGATGACAGCAACGACGTCGTTCTTAAACACAATTCTGGAAAGTTAACTCCTTGCGCTCAAGCTCTTGATTGCACTATTGTCACTTCGCCGCCACCAGCTCTTGTTACTGACGGAGATGACGAGGATATAATTAAGTCAGTTGTGGACGGAAAGACGCCGTCTTATGCTTTGGAATCAAAATTGGGGGATTGCAAGAGAGCCGCTTCGATTAGGCGTGAAGCGTTGGAGAGAATCACCGGCAAGTCTTTGACGGGTTTGCCCTTAGAGGGGTTTGATTATGACTCCATTTTTGGGCAGTGTTGTGAATTGCCGGTTGGTTATGTTCAGATTCCAGTGGGAATCGCCGGGCCTTTGTTGCTCGACGGAAACGAGTTTTCGGTTCCTATGGCGACTACTGAAGGTTGCTTGGTGGCTAGCACTAACAGAGGCTGTAAAGCTATTCATTTGTCTGGTGGGGCAACTAGTGTTTTGTTGAAGGATGGGATGACTAGAGCTCCTGTTGTAAGGTTTGGTAGTGCTGAACAAGCTGCTGAGTTGAAGTTCTTCTTGGAGAATCCAGCCAATTTTGGAAAATTGTCTGCAGTTTTTAACAAGTCTAGCAGATTTGGCAGGCTTCAAAGTATTAAATGTGCAATTGCTGGTAAAAATCTCTACTTGAGATTCACATGCGGTACTGGTGATGCTATGGGGATGAACATGGTCTCTAAGGGTGTTCAAAATGTTCTTGAATTTCTCCAGGACAAGTTCCCTGACATGGATATTATTGGCATTTCTG GTAACTTCTGTTCGGATAAGAAGCCTGCAGCTGTGAACTGGATAGAGGGACGGGGAAAGTCTGTAGTTTGTGAGGCTGTAATTAAGTGTGACGTTGTGCAGAAGGTGTTGAAGACTAGTGTGGAAGCTTTGGTGGAGCTTAACATGCTCAAGAACCTGACTGGTTCTGCTATGGCTGGAGCTCTTGGTGGCTTCAATGCCCATGCCAGTAATATTGTTACTGCCATTTACCTAGCCACTGGTCAAGATCCCGCTCAAAACGTGGAGAGTTCTCACTGTATCACCATGATGGAATTGGTAAATGATGGCAAAGACCTTCATGTCTCTGTCACAATGCCTTCTATTGAG GTCGGTACTGTTGGAGGTGGCACACAGCTTGCATCTCAGTCAGCATGCTTGAATCTGCTTGGGGTGAAAGGTGCCAGCAAAGAGACACCGGGAGCAAATGCAAGGCTGTTGGCTACCATTGTAGCTGGTTCTGTTCTTGCAGGGGAGCTGTCTCTCATGTCTGCTCTTGCAGCTGGACAGCTTGTTAAGAGCCACATGAAGTATAATAGATCAAACAAAGACAATACTAAGGTTCCTTCatag